Below is a genomic region from Apium graveolens cultivar Ventura unplaced genomic scaffold, ASM990537v1 ctg4482, whole genome shotgun sequence.
ATTTGGATTAATCCAAAGTATCTTCCATTTGGTCAAAACAAGTAAACAGTACTCACATACACTCTTAATTTTTGAATTAGGTTAGCATTTATATCAATAAATATTTAGCATATTGTTTAGTCTTTGTATGCTGATGCAGAGCAGATGTGGAAAGGTAAGTTGGAATTTTAGCCTTGTGAGACCAGCCTGCTTTTGACACCAAAAATTAAAGGCTAAGAAGATTGAAAGGTAAGCCTTATGTAGCTTTCTTATCTGATGCTGTAAGCCTAATTCAAATTTTCTGAAAGTAGTCGACCTACATGGCATGTCTTGTAGTTACATTGCAAGTCAGAATCAAATCTTGAGGAGAAAAACCAAGTATTAAAGGGGTCTTGTTTATATAAACCAACTTCTTTAGCCCTTTTTTTCACAATGCATGCTTTTAGTCATGGTCATCTTAAggtataaagaagatgtatgtAATGTAGGTCCTCCTTCCCTGAAGATCAATCTGGAATGTCGAACcataacaaaaaaaaatattaaagtTGAATTGGATTTTAGGTGTTCAGTATTGTACAGGTAAATTAGTTATGCAGTTATATAAGCCAAATTTGTAGGCCTCAGTTATCAGAAATGCTTCATATTAACACTTGCTAAGAAAAACCTCAAATTAATTATTTGAGTAATCACAAATTGGCTTCTTTTTTTCTATCTTTGTACTGTATTTGGTATAGTTCTACTAAATATAGGAGGGACAAAGTCCTTAACAAAAAAGTAGTAACAAACTTTGTATAAAGGCCATCTTTGCATGAATGAGATTTGATAAAGGTTATTTGGAAAAAGCTTCAACTTGTTCATTGCACATATGGCATTTGAATAGTGCAAATGGCATAAATTTTCAaagtttaaaaaattaaatttgatCCCTAGTTATGAGGCCGAGGATATAATTTATGTgagttttttttgttttcttgaaaaataattGGAATCGGATAGAATGGTATGAAATCCTTGCGTAATACAAGTGCAGATGCTTTTATGTATACTGTGATCTTTTGGTATCTAAATTTTTGTTTTTCTTGGTAATAGGCATGTATTCAACCTTCAGAATTTCAAATTTATATAACATGAACAAGAACAGTGAGATGTCAGAATAGGGTGCACCGGTGATATCATATTTGTAAATAGATGGATTTTCATTGAGAAAAATGAATTATAGGTACAGACATTTCAATTTTCGACTATTTACAGCTTAATCCCAGAGGCCATAACACCGAAATTCATGTTATGGATCATGGGAAGAATCAACAATTGTGTTGTGATCATTGAGATTCATACACTGCCATCTGAAGAAACTCGTAAGTTCTTTGATGGTTAAGAAATCCCATGAACCAAAACTCAAAGCCATCCTTTGTAACTACTTCTATATACTTTTTTGATGTATCATTcacattttcattttcatttgctCTCTTTATCTTGTTTAATGGAAGTGAAACCTTGTAACGAGTCCGAAGGAAATCCCCGGTTGAAGTAGAGACCTTGATTGATCTTTCACTGCAGAAGGCAATTCTATCGGTTGAGATAAATAATAATCCGGCTATAGGACCAGCAGTTGTCGATAGATAGCATTGTGAAGCCTTTAATAGCTTTTCTCCTTGGCTCACACTGAAATTTTGTCTGAACACTTTCTTCACACCCC
It encodes:
- the LOC141701978 gene encoding GEM-like protein 4: MHPTTCITKQVSFNQRVRENQAIYIHQSSDMKSQISGQVIGFPISSTAFPAEMLPEGILCISCNQYYASPKFRQNNIELMRNRMNKLSAQVENFAKGIRNHVKIGPKLSEMVKGKLRLGAKILQVGGVKKVFRQNFSVSQGEKLLKASQCYLSTTAGPIAGLLFISTDRIAFCSERSIKVSTSTGDFLRTRYKVSLPLNKIKRANENENVNDTSKKYIEVVTKDGFEFWFMGFLNHQRTYEFLQMAVYESQ